Proteins from a single region of Pseudarthrobacter sp. NIBRBAC000502772:
- a CDS encoding Poxvirus protein I5, with amino-acid sequence MSIMDSTTPASGRNEPIPVNRFALFSETLLAGLLVLVLSIPLVTIPAAYAAGIAHLERHLAGRDDSLRGLWGTFRAALPGSWKLGITTAGAGVVIVLNLLLATVGQLPGSSVVLPATLILAAAGAVLLLRTAAAWSGVAWSDVDGEEASAPGAWSAALDTAKALSLRDWTGSLLLAAALFASVVFVWMLVALFVVVPGMLILASAAVKMRSSRA; translated from the coding sequence ATGAGCATCATGGACAGCACCACACCCGCATCCGGCCGCAATGAACCCATCCCGGTAAACCGCTTTGCCCTGTTTTCCGAGACCCTGCTGGCCGGGCTGCTGGTGCTGGTGCTGTCCATCCCGCTGGTCACCATCCCCGCCGCGTACGCAGCCGGGATCGCCCATCTGGAACGGCATCTCGCCGGCCGCGACGATTCCCTGCGCGGCCTCTGGGGCACGTTCCGGGCCGCCCTCCCGGGCAGCTGGAAGCTGGGAATCACGACGGCGGGAGCCGGCGTCGTGATTGTCCTTAACCTGTTGCTCGCAACAGTGGGTCAGCTGCCGGGCAGCTCGGTTGTCCTTCCGGCCACGCTGATCCTGGCCGCTGCCGGAGCAGTCCTGCTTCTGCGCACCGCCGCTGCCTGGTCCGGCGTGGCCTGGTCCGACGTCGACGGCGAGGAAGCCTCCGCGCCGGGAGCCTGGTCAGCAGCCCTTGACACCGCCAAGGCACTCTCGCTGCGTGACTGGACAGGCTCGCTCCTCCTTGCGGCGGCGCTGTTCGCGTCCGTGGTTTTTGTCTGGATGCTCGTGGCCCTGTTTGTGGTGGTGCCCGGCATGCTGATTCTGGCCTCCGCCGCCGTCAAGATGCGGTCCAGCCGCGCCTAG